One segment of Mycolicibacterium sp. YH-1 DNA contains the following:
- the rpsS gene encoding 30S ribosomal protein S19: MPRSLKKGPFVDDHLLKKVDVQNEKQTKQVIKTWSRRSTIIPDFIGHTFAVHDGRKHVPVFVSESMVGHKLGEFAPTRTFKGHIKDDRKAKRR, encoded by the coding sequence ATGCCACGCAGCCTGAAGAAGGGCCCGTTCGTCGACGACCACCTGCTCAAGAAGGTGGACGTCCAGAACGAGAAGCAAACGAAGCAGGTCATCAAGACCTGGTCCCGTCGGTCGACCATCATCCCCGACTTCATCGGACACACCTTCGCCGTCCACGACGGTCGCAAGCACGTGCCGGTGTTCGTGTCGGAGTCCATGGTTGGACACAAGTTGGGCGAGTTCGCCCCGACCCGCACGTTCAAGGGCCACATCAAGGATGACCGGAAGGCGAAGCGCCGGTAA
- the rplB gene encoding 50S ribosomal protein L2 has translation MAIRKYKPTTPGRRGASVSDFAEITRSTPEKSLVRPLHGKGGRNAHGRITTRHKGGGHKRAYRVIDFRRHDKDGVNAKVAHIEYDPNRTANIALLHFLDGEKRYILAPHGISQGDVIESGPNADIKPGNSLPLRNIPAGTVIHAVELRPGGGAKMGRSAGVSIQLLGKEGTYATLRMPSGEIRRVDVRCRATVGEVGNAEQGNINWGKAGRMRWKGKRPTVRGVVMNPVDHPHGGGEGKTSGGRHPVSPWGKPEGRTRKNKPSDKLIVRRRRTGKNKR, from the coding sequence ATGGCTATTCGCAAGTACAAGCCGACGACCCCCGGTCGTCGCGGTGCCAGCGTCTCCGATTTCGCCGAGATCACTCGATCGACTCCGGAGAAGTCGCTGGTTCGCCCGTTGCACGGCAAGGGTGGACGTAACGCCCACGGCCGCATCACCACGCGGCACAAGGGTGGCGGCCACAAGCGTGCCTACCGAGTGATCGACTTCCGTCGCCACGACAAGGACGGCGTCAACGCCAAGGTCGCGCACATCGAGTACGACCCGAACCGCACCGCGAACATCGCGCTGCTGCACTTCCTGGACGGCGAGAAGCGCTACATCCTCGCGCCGCACGGGATCTCGCAGGGCGACGTGATCGAGTCGGGCCCGAACGCCGACATCAAGCCCGGTAACAGCCTGCCGTTGCGCAACATCCCGGCCGGTACCGTCATCCACGCCGTCGAGCTTCGGCCCGGTGGCGGCGCGAAGATGGGCCGTTCGGCTGGCGTCAGCATCCAGCTGCTGGGTAAGGAAGGCACGTACGCGACGCTGCGCATGCCCAGCGGTGAGATCCGCCGCGTCGACGTGCGCTGCCGCGCAACTGTCGGCGAGGTCGGCAATGCCGAGCAGGGCAACATCAACTGGGGCAAGGCCGGTCGTATGCGGTGGAAGGGCAAGCGCCCCACTGTCCGCGGTGTCGTGATGAACCCGGTCGACCACCCGCACGGCGGTGGTGAGGGTAAGACCTCCGGCGGTCGTCACCCGGTGAGCCCGTGGGGCAAGCCCGAGGGCCGCACCCGCAAGAACAAGCCGAGCGACAAGCTCATCGTCCGACGCCGGCGCACCGGCAAGAATAAGCGCTAG
- the rplW gene encoding 50S ribosomal protein L23 → MATVTDPRDIILAPVISEKSYALIEDNVYTFIVHPSSNKTQIKIAIEKIFNVKVDSVNTANRQGKRKRTKSGFGQRKSTKRAIVTLAAGSKPIDLFGAPA, encoded by the coding sequence ATGGCTACCGTTACCGACCCCCGCGACATCATCCTTGCCCCGGTTATCTCCGAGAAGAGCTACGCCCTGATCGAGGACAACGTGTACACGTTCATCGTGCACCCGAGCTCGAACAAGACGCAGATCAAGATCGCGATCGAGAAGATCTTCAACGTCAAGGTCGACTCGGTGAACACGGCGAACCGGCAGGGCAAGCGCAAGCGCACCAAGTCAGGCTTCGGCCAGCGTAAGAGCACCAAGCGCGCGATCGTGACATTGGCCGCGGGCAGCAAGCCGATCGACCTGTTCGGAGCCCCGGCCTGA
- the rplD gene encoding 50S ribosomal protein L4, with amino-acid sequence MASKKIDVRTPDGKKDGSVELPAELFDVEPNIALMHQVVIAQLAAARQGTHSTKTRAEVSGGGKKPYRQKGTGRARQGSTRAPQFAGGGIVHGPKPRDYSQRTPKKMIAAALRSALSDRARNDRIHAVTEVISGQTPSTKTAKDFLATLTDRRKVLIVIGRSDEVSAKSVRNLPGVHVISPDQLNTYDVLNADDLVFSVEALNAYIAAGSAQTKEEVSA; translated from the coding sequence ATGGCTTCCAAGAAGATCGACGTTCGCACGCCGGACGGCAAGAAGGACGGCAGTGTTGAGCTGCCCGCCGAGCTGTTCGATGTCGAGCCCAACATCGCGTTGATGCACCAGGTGGTCATCGCGCAGTTGGCTGCGGCTCGTCAGGGCACGCACTCGACCAAGACCCGCGCTGAGGTCTCCGGTGGCGGCAAGAAGCCGTACCGCCAGAAGGGCACCGGCCGCGCGCGTCAGGGTTCGACACGCGCACCGCAGTTCGCCGGCGGTGGCATCGTGCACGGCCCCAAGCCGCGCGACTACAGCCAGCGGACACCCAAGAAGATGATCGCCGCCGCGCTGCGCAGTGCACTGTCTGACCGCGCACGCAACGACCGCATTCACGCGGTCACCGAGGTGATCAGCGGACAGACTCCGTCGACCAAGACCGCCAAGGACTTCCTTGCGACGCTGACCGATCGCCGCAAGGTGCTCATCGTCATCGGCCGCAGCGACGAGGTCAGCGCGAAGAGCGTGCGCAACCTGCCTGGCGTGCACGTGATCTCGCCGGACCAGCTCAATACCTACGACGTCCTGAATGCCGATGACCTGGTGTTCAGCGTCGAGGCGCTGAACGCATACATCGCGGCAGGCAGCGCACAGACAAAGGAAGAGGTTTCGGCCTGA